A window from Candidatus Zixiibacteriota bacterium encodes these proteins:
- a CDS encoding dienelactone hydrolase family protein, producing MRIFIVISVLFFAVTLQAEIITEDVEYNHGGTSLLGYMAYDDSVEGEHPGVVVVHEWTGLNDYAKMRTRQLAEMGYIAFAVDMYGKGIRPQTAQEASRQAGIYRSDRELMRNRVLAGLEVLREHELSDNSHIAAIGYCFGGGTVLELARSGADIAGVVSFHGNLDTPDPSDAEDIKCKILVCHGAADPHVPDKQIDDFMQEMSSAGVDFQFIAYGGAVHS from the coding sequence ATGAGAATTTTTATAGTTATATCTGTTCTGTTCTTCGCTGTTACCCTTCAAGCCGAGATAATCACCGAAGATGTCGAATACAACCATGGTGGCACCAGCCTTCTCGGGTATATGGCCTACGATGACAGCGTCGAGGGTGAACACCCGGGTGTAGTGGTTGTGCATGAATGGACGGGTCTAAATGACTATGCCAAAATGAGAACACGGCAACTTGCGGAAATGGGCTATATCGCTTTCGCCGTCGATATGTACGGCAAGGGGATTCGCCCGCAAACCGCCCAGGAAGCTTCCCGGCAGGCCGGTATATATCGTTCCGACCGGGAGCTTATGCGCAACCGGGTTCTGGCCGGACTGGAGGTTCTGCGAGAACATGAACTCAGTGATAACTCCCATATCGCCGCAATAGGTTACTGTTTCGGCGGCGGTACAGTGCTCGAACTGGCGCGTTCAGGAGCTGATATCGCCGGGGTCGTAAGTTTTCACGGCAATCTCGATACTCCGGATCCTTCCGATGCTGAAGACATCAAGTGTAAAATACTGGTATGCCATGGCGCGGCTGATCCGCATGTACCTGACAAACAGATTGATGATTTCATGCAGGAGATGAGTTCAGCCGGAGTTGATTTCCAGTTTATCGCCTATGGCGGAGCGGTGCATTCCT